GAACTGACCAGCCGATAAATCGATTTCCTGAGCGGGACCACCCTCGAGCTCCGAATCCGCTTCCCGCAATTCGATCTCTTCGGCAGTTACCGAACCATCGGACTCGAAATCGCCTTCGACCTGCACGAGAATTCTCTGAACCAGATCAGCGGGTCCAGAGAGTCCATCGAACTCGGTGTCACCTGTCACACGTACCGTAATGCCATTGACCGTAAAGGTGCCTGTTGACTGACTGTAGGCCGAGGAAACAGGGCCGACGAACTCGATATCGTCATCCGTACCCTGCACGTAACGCCGAGAATCGTCTGGCCTGATTTCCTGCGCCATCAGGGTAGTACCAGAGAGCGAACCCTCGACTTCCACGGCATTACCATCTGAAAGGTCGGCCAGAGTTAGACCATCAGGCGTTGCGCCGGAGTAATTCACCAACTGAGATCCGATCATGAACTCTGTACCTGTCAGGCCGGAGATATTTCCTTCCAACTCCACTGCATTAAGGGAATCAAAATCATCGCTATTGTTCTGCGTCCGAAGACCCAGATAGCTTGCCCGAAATTCCCCATTCGGCAGGCGCCATCCGGACATACGGACGAACTCATCATTGAAGTTATCGAGAGTCTCAACGGTCATGCCTTTCACGACCGTCTGGGAGTCAATTCTTACGGTTTGGCCGAGGATCTGAACCGTTGCCGTTTTACTGACAACGTCCCAGGGACTCAGGACCTGCATCGTGCCACGCAAGGTATCGTCGTATTCAACAGTCTCCGCGTCGCCGAGCCCTGTCTCTCGCCATTCGCCATCAACCCGAAGGATCATACCGACGACAAGCCTGGATTCCTGATTGATTCCATCATCACCGACGACGGTGCGATCTGTACTGAACTCCACACCATTAACAAACACACTCCCGAATCCGGAAACCGGCCCGACACTCGACCCGGTGCCCCTAATACCGCCATCGGCAACATCCAGGCCTCCCCCACCCGCGCCACCACAGGCGGAAATCACCCCGAAGGCCACGGTTCCGGCGGCCAGCCCGATAACACGATTGCGGATGTGCCGTTTCATAATTGATCTCTCCATACCCGGCATTCCTGGCCGGTCTTTATTAAATAGCATCATTGAAGCGCCTGCGGGGAATGTCATCCTCGGATTCATGAACCTGGCCAACTCGGGATGCCCCCGTAAGCCACGGCTGCGCTGGCGCATAGACACTTCGCCTCAGCATGAGGTAACCACTATCCAGGGGCTCGACCACACCCTTGCGAAGCAGTTCATTGAGAACCACCGTGGGGGCGAAATCAGGATTGGTCGCTTGCACCAGATTGCGGAAAGAATTCGTTGCGTGATTGTCCATCAACAGCATGACAGGGTCGTGATGCTCATCGAGAAACTCGCTGGAGCTGATCCAGGAACGAATCACCTGTCGGGAAGATGCAGAAAGTATTGTGCTTGCAAGCTCCGTGGGCTCCCAGCGACAAACAATGTTCGGCTGCCTCGTGAGACTCATAGCACTCAATCTCCTTTCGGCTCTTTACCGGCAGGCTCTTCAAAGAAGAAGATGCTGACGCCGGTGCGGACCGGATCCCCGGATTCACTGCCAGATTTTTGCCCGGAAATATCGCGATCATGGGGACCAAGCCATTTGTCCAGCTGTTCCAGCAGTGCCTGGGACTGGGCAGCGGCATGCTTGCGCCAGCGCTCCATCACTTCCGGAGGGATGTTGTTGTAGGTCAGGGTTCTCTGGAACAGCGGTGGCTGCCCGGATTCGTTACTGACCAGATTATGATCAATCGTCGCTATGAGATCTGATACGTCTTCACCGAATATCTGGAGCATTTCCTCACTGTCTCCAGCCGGTACATAGGCCCTTTGCTGCAGGATCAGCCGGCCCGATTCGCCGTCTATCGACACCACGCCGACCCGAAGCAGTTCATCCAGCACGGCGCGGGGCGGCATATCACCGCTGTAGCGTTTGACCAGTTCACTGAAACTGCCCGATCCGTCGAAAGACAGCATGGCTGGCTCTCCGTCTTCGGTCTGGAAACCAGCATCGTGGACCCAACCTGAAACCACCCGGGACGCCCGGTTGGCATGAATGACATCGCGGCTCCCGGTATCTTCCCCTGCCAGGATTTCCCGTTGGCGTTTTACTTCCTTACGTGTCAGCCCGGTCATAACCGCAGCCCGCGAATCCGTGGGCTTTCGGCGGCCGTCGGCAAAGTCCTCCAGGGCGGCTTCCACGTAGGCACGTTTCACCAGCTCCGAGAACTCGCCGAAGGGGATGCCGTTCCGCAAGAGCAACCTCGCCAGAGGGCGCAGAATGCGGAACAGCGCTTGATGCAGGGGGTTGGTCTTTTTCATGTTTGGGATTGTATTCCCATAGCGACTTCGAAAGCCAGGAGTCGGGCCGACAACTGTCTGGCCCGCACCCTCGGCTCACTGGTCAATCATCATCACTGTCGTCGTCACTGTCGTCCTCGACTTCGACATTGTCGGTCAGTTCGTACTGACCACCGCTGGTCTGGCGGTACTCGATTTCCACTTCATCACCAACCTGAGCGCCTGAAAAGCTGTAGCCGTTGCGGAGCACCTCAAGATTCA
This genomic stretch from Marinobacter salsuginis harbors:
- a CDS encoding DUF5666 domain-containing protein, with amino-acid sequence MKRHIRNRVIGLAAGTVAFGVISACGGAGGGGLDVADGGIRGTGSSVGPVSGFGSVFVNGVEFSTDRTVVGDDGINQESRLVVGMILRVDGEWRETGLGDAETVEYDDTLRGTMQVLSPWDVVSKTATVQILGQTVRIDSQTVVKGMTVETLDNFNDEFVRMSGWRLPNGEFRASYLGLRTQNNSDDFDSLNAVELEGNISGLTGTEFMIGSQLVNYSGATPDGLTLADLSDGNAVEVEGSLSGTTLMAQEIRPDDSRRYVQGTDDDIEFVGPVSSAYSQSTGTFTVNGITVRVTGDTEFDGLSGPADLVQRILVQVEGDFESDGSVTAEEIELREADSELEGGPAQEIDLSAGQFRVGGALVQVTPLTIITDDDEARLSLSDLALPRELEIEGIERVGSDGSIYLEALKIERDDESPDGEFELTGRISEMVNDRIQVLGVDLHISQDTDFDQISRNELQGLVDAGQRPKVEVEYEFVGTRYVIDEIELEEDDDD
- a CDS encoding DUF6502 family protein translates to MKKTNPLHQALFRILRPLARLLLRNGIPFGEFSELVKRAYVEAALEDFADGRRKPTDSRAAVMTGLTRKEVKRQREILAGEDTGSRDVIHANRASRVVSGWVHDAGFQTEDGEPAMLSFDGSGSFSELVKRYSGDMPPRAVLDELLRVGVVSIDGESGRLILQQRAYVPAGDSEEMLQIFGEDVSDLIATIDHNLVSNESGQPPLFQRTLTYNNIPPEVMERWRKHAAAQSQALLEQLDKWLGPHDRDISGQKSGSESGDPVRTGVSIFFFEEPAGKEPKGD